The following coding sequences lie in one Numenius arquata chromosome 27, bNumArq3.hap1.1, whole genome shotgun sequence genomic window:
- the LOC141475986 gene encoding feather keratin 4-like isoform X2: MSCYDLCPPKTSVAVPQPIAESCNELCARQCPDSTAFIQPPPVVVTFPGPILSSFPQQAVVGSSGAPAFGGNLGLGGLYGAGATQGSGGLCTFGRAYAAPACSPCVLPRYTKKLWDTCGPC; this comes from the coding sequence ATGTCTTGCTAcgacctgtgcccaccaaagaccagcgtggccgtccctcagcccatcgctgagagctgcaacgAGCTGTGCgcccgccagtgccccgactccacggccttcatccagccaccccccgtcgtggtgaccttccccggccccatcctcagctccttcccccagcaagccgtggtgggctcctccggagcacccgcctttgggggcaacctggggctggggggcctctacggggccggtgccacccagggctcggggggcctctgcacctttggcagagcctacgctgctcctgcctgcagcccttgtgtcttgccccgctacaccaagaagctctgggacacctgtgggccctgctag
- the LOC141475986 gene encoding scale keratin-like isoform X1, translating to MSCYDLCPPKTSVAVPQPIAESCNELCARQCPDSTAFIQPPPVVVTFPGPILSSFPQQAVVGSSGAPAFGGNLGLGGLYGAGLGGYGGYGSSLGYGGQYGYGGSSLACGGLSGSCSPSSYQYSRYRRGSCGPC from the exons ATGTCTTGCTAcgacctgtgcccaccaaagaccagcgtggccgtccctcagcccatcgctgagagctgcaacgAGCTGTGCgcccgccagtgccccgactccacggccttcatccagccaccccccgtcgtggtgaccttccccggccccatcctcagctccttcccccagcaagccgtggtgggctcctccggagcacccgcctttgggggcaacctggggctggggggcctctacggggccg GTCTGGGGGGTTATGGGGGCTATGGTTCCTCCCTGGGCTACGGGGGTCAGTACGGATATGGGGGCTCTTCCCTGGCCTGTGGGGGTCT CTCTGGCTCTTGCAGCCCTTCCTCCTACCAGTACAGCAGGTACCGCCGTGGGAGCTGTGGGCCCTGCTAA
- the LOC141475937 gene encoding scale keratin-like encodes MACYDLCSPTACGVYRPQPIADSCNEPCVRQCPDSTTIIQPPPVVVTFPGPILSSFPQDSVVGSSGAPVLGGYGGYGYGGYGYGGYGGLWGYGGYGSSLGYGGLWGYGGSLGYRGLYGYGRGYGSSNCSPFSYWSNRYSRGSCGPC; translated from the coding sequence ATGGCTTGTTACGACCTGTGCTCCCCCACCGCCTGCGGCGTCTACCGCCCCCAGCCCATCGCtgacagctgcaatgagccctgcgTCCGCCAGTGCCCTGACTCCACCACCATCATCCAGCCACCTCCCGTCGTCGtcaccttccccggccccatcctcagctctttCCCCCAGGATTCCGTTGTGGGATCCTCTGGAGCCCCCGTCCTTGGGGGCTATGGGGGTTATGGCTATGGGGGCTACGGCTACGGGGGCTACGGGGGCCTGTGGGGCTATGGGGGCTACGGCTCCTCCCTGGGCtatgggggtctgtggggctatGGCGGCTCCCTGGGTTACAGGGGTCTGTATGGCTACGGTAGAGGCTATGGCTCTAGCAATTGCAGCCCTTTCTCCTACTGGTCCAACAGGTACAGCCGTGGGAGCTGTGGGCCCTGCTAA
- the LOC141475987 gene encoding scale keratin-like yields MSCYDLCSPIAGGVYRPQPIADSGNEPCVRQCPDSTTIIQPPPAVVTFPGPILSSFPQGSVVGSSGAPILGGSGGFGGFGGFGGSLGYGGYGSLGGYGSLGGYGGLGGYGGYGSSLGYGGQYGYGGSSLACGGLYGFGGGSLGYRGLYGSGRSYSSGSCSPSSYQYSRYRRGSCGPC; encoded by the coding sequence ATGTCTTGCTACGACCTGTGCTCCCCCATCGCCGGTGGTGTCTACCGCCCCCAGCCCATCGCTGACAGCGGGAACGAGCCCTGCGTCCGCCAGTGCCCTGACTCCACCACCATCATCCAGCCACCTCCCGCTGTCGtcaccttccccggccccatcctcagctccttcccccagggtTCCGTTGTGGGATCCTCTGGAGCCCCCATCCTTGGTGGCTCCGGGGGCTTTGGTGGCTTCGGGGGCTTTGGTGGCTCCCTTGGCTATGGCGGCTATGGCTCCCTGGGCGGCTATGGCTCCCTGGGCGGCTACGGAGGTCTGGGGGGTTATGGGGGCTATGGTTCCTCCCTGGGCTACGGGGGTCAGTACGGATATGGGGGCTCTTCCCTGGCCTGTGGGGGTCTGTATGGCTTCGGGGGGGGCTCCCTGGGTTACAGGGGTCTGTATGGCTCTGGTAGATCCTATAGCTCTGGCTCTTGCAGCCCTTCCTCCTACCAGTACAGCAGGTACCGCCGTGGGAGCTGTGGGCCCTGCTAA
- the LOC141475964 gene encoding feather keratin 4-like has product MSCYDLCPPKTSVAVPQPIAESCNDLCTRQCPDSTAFIQPPPVVVTFPGPILSSFPQQAVVGSSGAPAFGGNLGLGGLYGAGATQGSGGLCTFGRAYAAPACSPCVLPRYTKKLWDTCGPC; this is encoded by the coding sequence ATGTCTTGCTATgacctgtgcccaccaaagaccagcgtggctgtccctcagcccatcgctgagagctgcaacgACCTGTGCacccgccagtgccccgactccacggccttcatccagccacctcccgtcgtggtgaccttccccggccccatcctcagctccttcccccagcaagccgtggtgggctcctccggagcacccgcctttgggggcaacctggggctggggggcctctacggggccggtgccacccagggctcggggggcctctgcacctttggcagagcctacgctgctcctgcctgcagcccttgtgtcttgccccgctacaccaagaagc